ATCGATGTCACCATCGAGGACAATCCATTTAGGTCCCGCGTTTGGTTTGTTGGCGCTTTGAGCGGCCTGTTCTCGAAGGATCGATGACAACAAACCGTCCCTCCATTCTCTTGTGGTTGGATTAACGAAGCCAAAAAGCTCGTCGGATGTCACAGCCtgtaaacgaaacaaattcgtgaaaatcaaatcagaaatTTGGTACAATTAATTCGAATTTTACCTTTGGATCAATGTCCACACAGACGGGTCGCAATCTCATCAAGGCGTACGTTCGTAAAAGGGTCCGCCAGACTTGCGTTTTCCCCGTACCTGCTCGACCGAGCACGAAAACTGAATGTCGAACTTGAAGAAGTTCGTGTAACTGGACAACTCGAGTCACAAAAATATCCTCTGGCTGCAACTTTAAATCTAGAGCAGCTTGCCGAATAGTTCTTTCCATCGTAGCATCAGAGATGCGATTGAGTTCAACCGATGGGAAAAGATCACCCAACAAAGCCAAAAATACAGGAACATCGTCAGAAACCAAACGCGGCAAATTGGCATCGCGAAGAGCACCTGACAACatacaaatattttaagtATAAAGGCGATAACAAGTGGAAGTAATTTATCGTTTACCTAATAATAGCTGCTCTTCGCTCAGATTGTGAATGGAATTGTTTCGTTTGGAAGTACCAGCCAGTACTAGCACAGACTTGATAGCTCGTAATCCCCAATCGTAATGATCCTGTTTGGATAGCAGACGGCAGCACAGGGAGTAGTAGAGGGTGACCAACTTGCGGGCCAGAGTTCGGGCTTCCAGGAAACCCTCGGCGACCAACATGATTTCGCAAATAAGATCGGAATCAGGGACGATCATGGCGCATGGTCGGAAGAGTGATTTCAAGTTCTCTGGGAGCTCTGTTCTTCCTGCGTAGCCAGGATTCATAGTGACGAACATACCGACCTATTGtattttaaaaggaattgtATCAGTTGAAGTTCTAAATTGTCTGCATCTATTAACGACTTACTGTAGGCTGAAGTTGAATCTCTTCTTCCATCATAAAGAAGCGCTCTCGATGCTGACGTAGAGCGTCCAAGATGGAACGAATTTGGACAGCGACGACTGAGAGGACTTCAACCGAGATACGATTGAACTCGTCAAAACATCCCCACGCGCCCGTCTGGGCTAATCCTTTGTAAATGTTGCCGCACGTTTTGTAATCCATTTGTTCTGAACAATTGAAGACATAGACCAACATGCCCAGAGCTCGACCCAGATCTTTGGTCGTTTCCGTTTTACCGGTACCAGCCGGGCCGGCCGGTGCACCTCCCATAGTGAGATGCAAGCTCTGTGTCAGCGTGATGTAACAACGATCCGTCAAAGGTGTCACTACAAGACGTGGAGTGTTGCCGAGATATTCGTACCTACAATTCACAGGGTTAGATGgctataatttaattaataaatattgaagtttaaaaataccaataaCGAAATTGGGCATCGCAAATGTTAACGAAACAATCCTTTTCCGTATAATTCCATCTGTTGGGCaccaaaatatttgttgaCACATTAACGAATAACTGGAATGAAATTTGTACCTGTGACGAAGCTGAGATTGCCATGCAAAAGCCTGGCTGCTTTCCACTTTATGCTGGACCAGTCGAGCGACAACGTCTCGTGAGTGAACGTCAATCGTGCACAGGGTCATAACTTTCTGCCTGTCGTTTGGACTGAGGTCACCTCCAAGTAGTCCAACAAGCGAATTCAATTGGACAATCTTCAAGAATAAATTATTAGCacatgaaaaacaagttttacttttccaaataaaaatacctgTTTTCTATGCAGATCCTTCATAGAATTTTCATAACCTTCTTCCAGCCTTTGGAAAGCTGCGCTGACTTCAGCGTTCCATGCAATTTGAGACGCCGTCAAAGTCACTTGGGCTGGGAAATCCCAAATCCACGTgtctttagttttttcttccagaaTGGCCACAGCGTCTTGAAGTAAAAGACGCAAAGAGACTCGCATGGAATCGGCCAGCGCATTCAACCAGCCCTCCACTTGGCCGACGCACTGGATAGGTTTACACAGAGGAACATATTCTCCGTCTTTAGACCAAAGCCCCACCGCTTGATAAGGTCCTGCCGAGTAAAAAGGATCGGTTAATATTGATCTAGAACACCTGCAAATTTTAGTCTTACCATCTTTTTGGGTAGTTGTGATGGGTTCCAATTTGATGCGCGCCAAAGCGTCAAATAATTTCGTCAAATGCCTTTGAATCAACTGCGGACTATTGCCGTTGGAAAGAATGTCGAGTAAATCGGCTGTAGAGACGAAATAAAAGCGCGGAAAGTCGACACGTTTCGATTCCAGGTATTGGGCAAGTGCTTTCTCGCAGAGCTGCAACTGGGAATCGATGCGGTGCAAGTCGTCGAGGACGTTGGGACGTGTGGCCACGCTAATGACGTTGGGTTTCAGTAGTAAGTGGCCGAGAAGTTCTTTGAAATTGGCGTTGGTCTCGTCAAAACGATTAGAGTCTTCGGGTAGTTGTTGACGAATATCGTCCGTGCCAGAACCGGCAAAAATGGACTCTAAATGGGACCAGGAACGCTGGACTTCACACCACAATGCCAGCACTTGATCTGCAAGTCCCAAGCGACGCTGCCAGTCCAAGACATCGGTCATCAAATGGGCAACGTACTTGGAACTGGCCAAAGTTTGCAATTGGacctaaacaaaagaattggtTGGTTATAACATCCGCATGGAGGTGGTAGACGGTTATCACCTGATTATCTTCCAGAGTTGCGATGAGCTCATCTGATGCTTTCAGCAAAGTCAATCCCGTTCGAGCGTGTTCTTCTTTGCCCAACTCCAGAGTGGCCCAAGTAGCTTCCAACTCTCGCAGCGTTTTCTCCATTGACACTTCACGCACGGCCCGGTCAACTACCGATCGCACTTCATCTTCGTAACGGTGAAGATCCAAGGCCAGCAAATCTGCAAGTGTAGTATCGATACCAGTCACCAGGCTGACAGTAAAATTGTCtctaaaacacaaataaaagtcCATAAATTATCTGATAGTAGTACTATAATTTAAAGCCAAACTCACCTGAGGAATGTTTTGCGTTTAGTGGCTTCAATGAGTTGAGTCCAATGTCGTTCACGTACAGCAGGATTTTGCAATTCAGAAATAGCCTAAACAAACACATTGATCGTGAGACACTAATACAacgaattagatttttttttaaataaaccttGAGTGAAGTCAAGAGATCTCTGACGGAAGCATCGAGTCCAATATAAGCGTCCCATGCTCTCATCTCCTTGTCGAGACCGCGGATATTTTTAGCAAAATGTTTACATTCAATTTCCATTCGCTCGACATCGATTTCCTTCCAGTGCGTCGTCTTCCAGTTGTCAACACTTGATCTGATAACGTACGAGTAGTCCCACAACTGCTTGATCATAATCGTCTCGCGTCGGCAGTTCTTCAAGCCTCGAAACTCGGAGACGGGAACTTCAAACAGAGCGGCCCAGTTGGATAATTCTTCTAAATATTTCTCCATGGCGcagatacggtgatggatatGGTCGAGGGTCTTGTAAGGATCCTCACAATTGAACcggaaaaagtcttgacgaTGGAATTCGTCTCTAAATTGAAGTTGCCTCAACTCGAATGAGCCCAACTTCTTGCGAACTGCTGCGATCTCGTTGGCTTGCAGCGATGCGACTTGTTGTTTGGCTACATGAGCAGATTCTTTGATGTCTTCCCACCTTTCAGGAAGATGTTTCAGTTTGAGAAGGATCTCTTCGGATAATTCATTCTCCGATTCCCTCAATAGTGTAGCCGCCTGAGAATAATCAGCAAATTAATCATTACATTGaatcattttaaaagttaacaTGATTAATTAATCCCACCTCTTGCAGTGGAGCAAAGAGAGCATCGGTGCCCGACTGTCTGGAACGTACTTCCGCCAAATGACCCATCATGCGGAGGAGAGCCTCGCGTCCATTGTGAGAGTCTCCGTTCTCATTTTCACCTGTGCGCCAGACCAAACCTTCTTCGGCTTCTTGCAAGAATGTCTCGAGATCGCACACACTGTCCATGACGTAATTGGTAACGTGTTCCAGTAAGAGCACTCGCCATGATCGCATTATGTTTTTGATGCTCTACAAAATAAAAGCAGTTGTGAAAATGTTGCgttgatttaattcaattgaataataCCTGAAGGGCCGGTTTGACGTTGAGTTTCAGTTTACAACTTTTTCCAACCTTCTCCAATTCTTTGATGCAATCGGAGGTGGTGACTTTCCATTCCGTAAGTTGGACCAGTTGCTGTCTAAAGTGCGGCAGGGTGGCTGGATTTGCAGGGGCGTTGTCATGTACGTATTCGCCCAGCAGACAGGTGTGATGCAAAAAGTTGTGCAAATAAATATTGGGGTCCGTGTTCCAAAGGAATGAATACTGCTCCAGCGATTGAACAGATTCGGAAACTCCAGTTACGGCGTTTGAGACGGTGGCGTTCAAGTCTTGTTGGAGCGTCATAACTTGCGTGTTATTGTCGACGCTGTGCGGGAATTGAACTTCTTTGCTGAGGGGTACCATTGAACTGGCCACTTTGGTGACACCCGTCATTAAAACGGCGAATTGCTGCATGATGCCTCCTGAGCCCACTTGGGCTTCCGTCCCGTTATTGATTGGTGTCGTTAGCGGCGGCTGGAAGCTGATACCTTCCGTTGTTATATTCAACTGTAGCTCGTATAAATTGCCTTTATTAGTCATTTCGATAAAGTGCTGGTACGTGTTGGTGATTGCTTTGAGTAAACCTGGAAAATATTACGAAAGGTTAAGTGTCAAATTTATCAGGAACCAATGTAACAGTGGATAAGGATTGGTCTGGAGTGAAAAacgacgttttcttttctaacctTCGAGAATGATTCCGTCAATCATCTCCAAATACGTGACCCAATCTGATGCTGGTAAGTCTGGCATCATTTGCTGGGCTTCTCCGACAATCAATCCAATCTTCTTGGAGATGGCAGCGTATTCGCtgtatttcttgttgaataaTTCAACCAACTGTTCGCCAGACGGTAGCTATTTTTGCGGGGGGAAACAGATTGGTGAGAATTTCGATACCTAGCTTAGAAGTtagaacataaaaaagaaaaaaaagggtaattCATACCATTCCTTCTTGGAACTCGACGATGGGAGCCTTGGACCATCCATTCGCGATAGACTGGACGGTTTCGGCAGTCGACGAAAACTTCTTCATGGCTTGATGCAGTCGCAGTGTCGTCTCGGCCATCACGCGAAGCTCATCCTTCACCGTGGTATCTTGACTGCCCCACGTCCATGTCGAATTCTGGCACTTTGCAACAATTTCAGCCTTGATGGTCAATAGGCGTGGCTCGAGTAGACAGCGGGTGGATGGAGTCAGGGAAGCCTCGGTATTGCTGCAGCAACTGACGATGATATCTACCAACTTCATCTTGATCTTGAGTGAACCGTAAATGGCCGTCCAGGATTCCCAGCTGGGCGGAACGGTGGAGCAATCCAAAATCTGCTGCAGCTGGCGGCACTCGGTAACCATTCGGGCCATGGCGTTTTCTGCTCCGCTCTGTACCCGCCCGTTTCCTGCCTCGGCGACGGTTAAAAGCGGACGATGAATAGCGATACGATTCATCCGGGCCGTCCACAATTCCAGGTGTTGATTCATCTTAACGTGGACAGCGTCTTCCaagtgtttgtgtttttcctcCAGGGTTTTCATACCGACCACATCGCTTTCAATTCCAAGACTGTTACAAGCGGCCAAATGACCACGGGCCCGCCTGCTGATTTGCTGAATTTGTCGGACGGAACTGACCAAATCCAGGGACTCGACGGCATTCGGTAGGCTCTTGAGGTAATCGGAACAGGTAGATATTTCTTGTAGGGCCAAGGTCACTAGACGAGGATAACTTTCGCGGACTTTCTGCATCATGGCCGGCCTGTCGAGGAAACTGCCCAGCAGTTGAATGACTCGGTAAGCATTCAAAGGTGTCGTGGCATCAGTGAGGGCGTTACTGAcaatcgaaatcattttctcttctagaCCAACGACTGAATGTTGAAAATCGACGGCTACGGTTTCGAATTGATGGTTGTCCGGGTCCATACAGTCGCCAAACTGACCGCTGACAACTGGTGCTTTAATATCGCAAAATTGGTTGCAGATATTTTGCACCTGAGCGGTTAAACTCCGTCCACCCATGGCGCTCAATTCGACTCGGCTCAGTCGTGAGAATTCTTGAATCAATTGGAAGATTTTGACGATGGTCACCAATCGTTTCTCGAAGATGGTCACTTTTTCAAAGACGATCTGCGTGGGCGGATTCCAAAGTTCTTTCGCTTCCGATCGACTCAGCGTTAAAGTGCAGCGTTTGGCTTCACGGAGACGTGTAGTCAGGCTGGGGATATTTTCACGTTCTTCATTATAAAACTGGCGAAAATGACCGAAAATGGTTCGGGCAGCCGCAGTCTTTTCCATGGCTTCTTCAATCTCCCAGGTGAAGATGGAACGTGAGTCGAGAAAGACCCGACATCGGTCAATCAAAGCATTTCCTACTTGTCGGATTAGATTGGCTAATTTGATTGGCTGGCGGAAATAAGCGCAAGTGCACCAGACGAGTGAGGCCGTGTGGAGCAAAACTCGTAGCGGTTGGGCCATTTCAGTCACATCAGCCGCTTCCAGGTTTTCCAGTGGTTTGATGATGGGTTTGAGGTGAAGCGAGATCTCTTGAGCTTCAGCCAGAGCGGCAATCAACCTGCGCAAAAGCATTTTGAAAGTGGCAGATTGAGCACTGCCGATTTCTTCTAGCGTAGCGGCCATTTGACGGACGACTCCTTCTTTCAATTGctcgaaaatattttccaaatcTTGGCTGCGGTTGCGCCAGTACATCACTTCGTCATTGAGAGACGCTCGCTCGCTAATACCACGCTCTTCGGCCTCTAGTAAAGGTGTTAGCTGAGTGGTCCACTGCTGGACGCAGCTTTCCATTTCCATTCGACTTGGTAGCTCGGTCCTGTATAAAACGATGCTTAATATTCAATCAACAATGGTTGttgtttacttattttacCTAGCTGCACCTGTCCAGGGCCAATACAAAACCGTTTTGCCATCAAGAAGACCTCGAGCTCGATTGACAGTTCCGCGAATATTTCTAGCCTGGCGTTCCAATTCCATCGATACGGCAGGTGGCCATGGCAACTGCAAACTCTGATTATCCTTTCGTCCTTTAGATGTTTGATCTAACACGGGCGCCACcacctaaaaacaaatttacataAGTTGAGGCATTTAGAGAAATACTAACTATTTATAACGTACGTCATCCAGAAAGGTGAGAACTTGCTCCAGCGGATGCGGAGCCAAATCGCCGAACAATAAGGAACTGCGTGGATCCTCGCGGTTAACTGGCTCGGGTCGTTTCTTCAGGAAATAAAGCGATTTCATACGAGCAGCCGAGCTCCCGCCTCCAGTTGTAAGAGTCACAGCCGGATGTTGCGGGCTGTTGAGTGGAGCATTGCTAACAGCCAAAATACCTGGTCCGCTCTGCGTAAAGATGAGGAGAGGAGGTTCGGCATTTTCGAGAAATTCTTGAATAATTTTGCGGTATTCTTCGACAGTCAACACTTTGATCCAACGATCGGCCTTCAAACGCAAAGATTTCTGAATGACGTGTGAGAGGAATTCGAGTCGAACATCTGTCGGCTGAGCTTGGGAAGATGCTGGTTCTCCGCCCAAGATGACGTTCACCCCTTCCGGTTTCGTCGCCATCCTTCCACTaatttccaataatttttctttccgaaTTGCCCATCAAGACTacttattagttattacaaACCAACTCGGTGTTGTGAACTGACAGGGCTGCTGTTGGGTCGATTTCACCTCGGTGACGTTTTTTAACCGACACATTTGGTCAATcgatttcacatttttttttttttttttttacatgttacATTTCGTGTAAGGAATGCTTCAGGATAGAAGAAATCGCAATAAGACCAGCAAGAgggactgaaaaaaaaatccgcaaAACATGAGTTATAAGTTCGACATAGCAATTGATTATGCGTTACCATGGCAACCGGTGCTCGATTCCCTAATAGCACCTATACGTTCAAAATGCAACCATATTGATTGAAGATGATAATtctgaaatataaaaaaatatatatattgatgttaaatgaaaacaaaggtATGTATTGAAGTGAATTCGTGTCAGTTGACAACTAGATAGAACAAATGTTTACCGGTTAGGTCGAAGCTAAAAAATTAAGCTGGTGTAACACTTTTCAGGGCTCTGTTGACAAacagtttcaattttgaaGTAAGCGTTTTGTGGAGGTACTTGGAAAACTCAGCGGTGGAAGGTTTGTGTGCAAAGGAGAGCGTCTCAGTTTCTGTGTAGGGaatggtttcttcttttgcgaTTTTGACGGGACAGTCCAtagcaaagaaaatgaatttagcCTCGTCATTCAATTCCAGGCGGGTTACGTAGCGAGCATCATCTAACTTGAAGAGTAGGATAATATGGCTGTACAATTCCTCGTCGTAGAAGACAACGTTAGTTGGATAGAGACTGAGTAGGGTAGATACAGTATCACGGCGTCTTTTATGGTTTTCTCTGACCTTTTTCAGAATTCGATACAATGATAAACTGAAATCGTTAAGGACGAGGGCGTCAATGTTTTGGCTGAACGAGGAAGTCGACTGTAATTGGTCCAGCAGTTGAGAGCCAAGGAGGCGTTCAAGGTAGGGAGAAATGACTAGTGAATGGGTTAGAATTTTTCCATCCATTCCCAAACAAAACAGCAGACCAGCGTATACTAGAATGCTTCCAAGCCCTTTGACTACAGGGAGATCTTCATCATTTACATTCAGCTTGatcaaaaagttgaattttctttctcgagAGAGGTAACATGCTTCAATGTTTTCAACCAAGACACCTGCTGTCACCAAGGAGTGATAGGTTTCAGCTGCTTTTCCGAAGCCCAGAATTTGAGAAAtctaaataacaacaaaaattgggTTATTACCGATTTAGACGTCACCTCAAATATGGTTATTTGTATCTTACTTGGTATTCTTTGTATATATGGATCAACTGACTGATCAATTTCGCTAAACAATCAGGACTTTGCAAATCCCAGAACTGCATCATTTGACAGTAGGATTCTGGATCACAATTTATGTCATCGGCACAAACAAAATCAGGTGGCTGGGCTGGATTCTTGGGATCAAAAAGGATTTCCCATTCAACAAATGTCCCAGAATAAGGAATTCGAAATGTAAAGTGTTGTCCAGTATAAGGCTTCACAAAATCATCTTCTGATGTAACTTTACTGAGTTCAAGTGGTCCACCAGGATATTCTTAAATTCAGAAACACACACAGTTTGATGACATGGTAGTATTGCAAACTTTATCATCACACTTTGAATTATAAAACTCACCAAAAGCAAGGGCCGTTTCTACcaagtcagaaaaaaatggatgtATTTTGTCTTCCATGTCGtccattttgtctttttaataCACTTAACTAAAGCGATCTTTTCCGAAATAAATCTCCCTAGTCCCTACTCAACTCACGTGCTCGATTACCTCCTATCTGCTGTAGACgacgaaataaaatgaacaACCTGCCTAGTTCTGCGGCTGCGGGAATTGaacaattgaatcaaatcGACATCGAAAAGCGTGGTCCTGTTGACATCATTC
This region of Daphnia pulex isolate KAP4 chromosome 9, ASM2113471v1 genomic DNA includes:
- the LOC124201683 gene encoding BRISC and BRCA1-A complex member 2-like: MDDMEDKIHPFFSDLVETALAFEYPGGPLELSKVTSEDDFVKPYTGQHFTFRIPYSGTFVEWEILFDPKNPAQPPDFVCADDINCDPESYCQMMQFWDLQSPDCLAKLISQLIHIYKEYQISQILGFGKAAETYHSLVTAGVLVENIEACYLSRERKFNFLIKLNVNDEDLPVVKGLGSILVYAGLLFCLGMDGKILTHSLVISPYLERLLGSQLLDQLQSTSSFSQNIDALVLNDFSLSLYRILKKVRENHKRRRDTVSTLLSLYPTNVVFYDEELYSHIILLFKLDDARYVTRLELNDEAKFIFFAMDCPVKIAKEETIPYTETETLSFAHKPSTAEFSKYLHKTLTSKLKLFVNRALKSVTPA